The following proteins are co-located in the Diorhabda carinulata isolate Delta chromosome 4, icDioCari1.1, whole genome shotgun sequence genome:
- the LOC130892904 gene encoding protein lava lamp-like isoform X1: MWKKPDPDPGGQGPEPPREIKDLRDQNEQQQVLIAQLKEMLRKEQSTVPQEKVEEYVNTLSKVKAKKSRLKKDELGGVERSSGSSMDNKKHERVNLLKQQLEENKARLAERGMRQKDIEEMVTAIKTQLNDSQPIINVTQTSEKNLDYNKSTNPEELYNILLVKERKITDLLEKTQKQEGIILDLQENLKEKDQVIDARTKAITLMTDNLSKKGKDTLDALDETKEQMRKMQENFIILETEMKARQMVLLNDLKSKNLEIAELQEQNEKLIEEKNEIVRNSVTSEKSEVNNHEIIIKDLQQKLADSKTLIEEYTTKIKDLESKVEVIEESHSPSQNSTIEKLKKQLDESNKNMIKVKAQNKSKIKELNKKLDAFKKMSDANVMIVNLQNEITKLNEKIAELEDEKGNVQLKMVESIDTFKGSLYAEEVKELQDKLNRNAEEFEEKEKVIGLLESEIISLKSNITDLTEQNERLSQLQNDQVTFEMKSIQIEEQLEQSRKENNKLREEIEKLNKEKDELFEKIEEFKKEKLDLSTKLDNYIQENMELIDKLEKLSAEKVSSAESIEIVEGLTQQEKLEYQKNMEEPSKALDEEVAPSELNETVSQLTEDSTELLKRIEMFNVERKEVMLKLDALREENNQLCMKINEIENYRDILVETYEQVQSEKDDLQKENKHLVEKLKRLEDVDEDKEEISKLRNLQGDYEKLLEENKYLEKSLKDLDSNIHEKDNLETELMETKEKLSELEDKLKENIEEITNYRLIIEENKTELINSSSLINKLQTELGERENDVKELNVLINDLNTVVGDLQVANEKLGNFEFMENQVKSLNEQVQDFKEEIAFNKSENETLYDELKRKEEIIKNLEKQLQEKDTKIHEIIEEMKQKYLGLQQQLDNNNGSLETQIQELSNKNKEQLEKMKKIAANLKKKTQAYQELESRYKEEKEKWETEINTDKEMNELRIEIEAIKEEIEEKTLALDNSERKLKEMSDIIDTLQQQNSDLQNMLIETRQKQEKITEVSLKQELSRSLHEEFDNLHGSNESTNEDKINELQLIIETNESELNHYKERNEKLEQDLGRLLEEKEDLTNKFKDIEDKLIINENNLKEKILMEKEMSEKLKDITNNEEVLKTALEEIKEENGDLIKRNREQEELIHKLKVKVKKSQEKVGQLKIVQGNLEEQEQVNAELKKQLIHLETVQKQTQMENEELQKRNQRDYEKIENDYQIQLEELIGKNNELTFQREKLEETVKVLKEREEELSIENNELKGKINRLEENLYLASTNWEISMKKSKTLERKLMIKDKGTETVNDVINEAKKKIYDLNTKETQTEENNTKEDLETKIKALEILLFNVDKENEKVVDDCSDMFNEFTKSLYKKLENKPEDSLECQIMSNEEIDGLRDPDSLRRLEYEKCENEFLGYQNDPVQEEPIQQSKAYLTYQIGEENDDGWAWGPEEVRLEEEHQYRNENVLKTQLNKLQADNETHQKEIQQLQIKIGKLTKKCKELKMKNETLSKRTATNKNDFFDLEQTIQDELKMQVEELEKRIEECTGLLNKEKEEKAKLSNRLDILTVTNEKMMQQKEIQDCELLKWKRKYEESLNSFDWEENRIISKTDDVEESKENIEELKTLIKDLTADNEELQALLDDQKQLRVELEKSRNVGNETRMRNLEEELKIKIDLLVDLEKKFVKLKEEFDVNYEEKGKLLQQIDFLEEKLKIETSKIEEIKIIVNDLTKENEELRILLENQKQSEMELEGNGVRILEEELNKIIEEKRVLEEELKIKIDLLVDLEKKFVNLKEEFNVNCVEKEKMSNQIDVLTAANEKLTDLKETQEKLKLEASRYEEKENIEKLKIIVDNLTKENEELRVLIQKDSEEELNRLKNEELPNKINLIENLEEKLTRIQETNKELSMEKSNLVQQYQILYSEFEKLKESSSNVINNLQGEFETQRIKELSGNRAENLEQLIDIFKRNEEESKGKYMEIERRYQNLQDTSSRNILELQTELEESRKLQNETKESSEKIEELRTVIEELRKEKLASDEEIETLKNDLNAKQMEMDRIVTEMENKLVDTVTDLEEKWAAQVDERGNTVAESWKYHLSIVETDFAAIQEKLKNEINDLEEKCNSLVNENNELRKNVDVEIKNEVDRISALQQQINDRQRAINDLNQLLINEQTEKSALAKQVADFEAIQQLLADKEVELSSLKTLAETTRQQLDEKREVVEEIVKVLERNTSFPLSCEKQDILVEIQRQLGLSAENERQVETRIENMNIELQNYRESVREKEEELIRLRSQYSDGQEKDLQIAKLQTQVDQILVKDREILELRQNVEYLKEQLQQLNEKENEILRLQEIVEEYKHRQETDQQELLNMQKQYNEAQYAAEELKLKLEEYHQSNINLQTLVDEKNQQITLLNQQLQLSMDNKDTHKLETELSQYKQDYLILQQSLAECQQHLFDITQDLATKSHECETLNQQLSYSQQNAELLQIEINKINETLINKEQEYALSMENLKTTRYKELESHYEELISVKDLDVEALKTQVAESLYNANEQYRVRMELEQLMKQQQQEHTGLKEELETRLRQLEEKLAEQSTLAEEENKQLDEMRGIIEEQVVKIEQLKKELFEKSKDYDSLIAEMDISRNAITQQPVSTGIRIGSQSEKQPVSDDDLSATVNRAELDIALYMLHQRDVRCEELTVELTHLLEERDTLQLRLSNAIREKEEIRRKYSGTSPVEQSISSNMVPESTEPPLEASSTEIASKPQEKITKQDLASKLSELKQIGYKKDKTFVDEQELRSLQQMSIMQQHIKEVSKLPPEAAAKLVDASYTLSRDIQSPSKVLLNWLWGRSTPKVNDT, translated from the exons gtaTTATATTGGATTTACAAGAGAATCTTAAGGAAAAGGATCAAGTTATCGATGCCAGAACTAAAGCTATAACTTTGATGACTGATAATTTGAGTAAAAAGGGAAAAGATACACTAGATGCTTTAGACGAAACTAAAGAGCAAATGAGGAAGATGCAAgagaatttcattattttggaaaCTGAGATGAAAGCTCGGCAGATGGTTTTGCTCaatgatttgaagtcgaaaaaTTTGGAAATCGCGGAACTTCaagaacaaaatgaaaaattaattgaagagaaaaatgaaatagtaAGAAATTCCGTAACGTCAG AAAAATCTGAGGTCAATAATCACGAAATTATCATTAAGGATCTCCAACAAAAATTAGCAGATTCTAAAACTTTAATAGAAGAATATACCACGAAAATTAAAGATTTAGAATCTAAAGTTGAAGTAATTGAAGAAAGCCATAGCCCCTCGCAAAATTCGACtatagaaaaactcaaaaaacaattagatgaaagtaacaaaaatatgattaaagtGAAAGCTCAAAATAAGAGTAAAATCaaggaattgaacaaaaaattggaCGCTTTCAAGAAAATGAGCGACGCCAATGTTATGATTGTCAATTTACAAAACGAAATAACCAAATTGAACGAGAAAATTGCTGAATTAGAAGATGAAAAAGGAAACGTGCAGCTGAAGATGGTCGAATCAATTGATACTTTCAAAG GTTCTCTCTATGCAGAGGAAGTGAAGGAATTGCAAGATAAATTGAACAGGAACGCCGAAGAATTtgaggaaaaagaaaaagtgatcGGATTATTAGAAAGTG AAATAATTTCCTTAAAATCGAATATAACTGATTTAACTGAACAAAACGAGAGATTGTCTCAATTGCAAAACGATCAAGTTACTTTCGAAATGAAATCCATCCAAATAGAAGAACAATTGGAGCAATCgcgaaaagaaaataataaattgagagaagaaattgaaaaacttaataaagaaaaggatgaattgtttgaaaaaatcgaagaatttaaaaaagaaaaattagatcTCTCTACTAAATTAGATAATTATATCCAG gaaaatatggaattaattgataaattagAAAAGCTGAGTGCTGAAAAAGTTTCGTCTGCGGAAAGTATAGAGATAGTGGAAGGTTTAACGCAACAAGAGAAGCTGGAATATCAAAAGAATATGGAAGAACCTTCGAAGGCTTTAGATGAAGAAGTAGCACCATCTGAATTAAACGAAACCGTTTCTCAGCTAACAGAAGATTCGACAGAATTATTGAAGAGAATCGAAATGTTTAACGTTGAAAGGAAAGAAGTTATGTTGAAATTAGATGCGTTAAGagaagaaaataatcaattatgtATGAAGATAAACGAAATAGAAAACTACAGGGATATTTTAGTGGAAACTTACGAGCAAGTACAAAGTGAAAAAGACgatttacaaaaagaaaataaacaccTCGTGGAAAAATTAAAACGATTAGAAGATGTAGatgaagataaagaagaaatttcgaaattgcGAAACCTACAGGGCGATTACGAAAAGTTgttggaagaaaataaataccTCGAAAAATCCCTCAAAGATTTAGATTCGAATATACACGAAAAGGATAATTTAGAAACAGAATTGATggaaactaaagaaaaattaagcGAATTAGAAgataaactaaaagaaaatattgaagaaattactAATTATCGATtgataattgaagaaaataaaactgaattaataAATTCTTCGAGTTTGATTAATAAACTTCAAACCGAGTTAGGTGAAAGAGAAAACGACGTCAAGGAATTAAACGTATTGATAAACGATCTAAATACTGTAGTCGGGGATTTACAGGTAGCCAACGAAAAGTTAGGCAACTTTGAATTCATGGAAAATCAAGTAAAATCCCTAAACGAACAAGTCCAAGATTTTAAAGAAGAAATCGCTTTTAACAAATCAGAAAACGAAACTTTATACGACGAATTGAAGCgtaaagaagaaataataaaaaatctggaaaagcAACTACAAGAAAAAGATACGAAAATACATGAAATCATcgaagaaatgaaacaaaaatatctgGGACTTCAACAACAACTGGATAACAATAACGGTTCATTGGAAACGCAGATACAAGAATtatccaataaaaataaagaacaattggaaaaaatgaagaaaatagcggcgaatttgaaaaagaaaacgcAGGCATATCAGGAATTGGAAAGTAGGTAtaaggaagaaaaagaaaaatgggaaACCGAAATAAATACCGACAAAGAGATGAATGAACTCCGAATAGAAATAGAAGCAATAAAGGAGGAGATAGAAGAGAAAACTTTAGCTTTGGATAATTCCGAAAggaaattaaaagaaatgtCGGATATAATCGATACGTTACAACAACAAAATTCAGATTTGCAAAATATGTTGATAGAAACTCGACAGAAgcaagaaaaaataacagaagtAAGTTTAAAACAAGAATTATCGAGGAGTTTACATGAGGAATTCGATAATTTACACGGAAGTAACGAATCGACAAACGAAGATAAAATAAACGAATTGCAATTGATAATAGAAACGAATGAATCCGAATTGAATCATTATAAAGAACGGAACGAAAAATTGGAACAGGATCTCGGTAGATTattggaagaaaaagaagatttaactaataaatttaaagatatcgaagataaattgattataaatgaaaataatttgaaagaaaagatATTAATGGAAAAAGAAATGAGCGAAAAGCTCAAAGATATAACTAACAATGAAGAAGTCTTAAAGACTGCTTTGgaagaaatcaaagaagaaaatgGAGATTTGATAAAGAGAAATAGAGAACAAGAAGAATTGATACACAAATTGAAagtgaaagtaaaaaaatcacaagaaaaaGTTGGACAATTGAAAATTGTACAGGGTAATTTAGAAGAGCAGGAACAGGTGAACGCggaattgaaaaaacaattgataCATTTAGAAACTGTACAAAAACAGACGCAGATGGAAAACGAGGAATTACAAAAGCGAAACCAAAGAGattacgaaaaaattgaaaacgatTATCAGATACAATTGGAGGAATTGATAGGAAAGAATAACGAATTGACGTTCCAAAGggaaaaactagaagaaacGGTCAAGGTTCTAaaagaaagagaagaagaattatcgatagaaaataacgaattgaaaggaaaaataaatagattagAAGAAAATTTGTACCTAGCTTCGACCAATTGGGaaatttcgatgaaaaaatccaaaactttGGAACGAAAATTGATGATAAAAGATAAAGGAACAGAAACAGTTAACGACGTTATTAACGaagccaaaaaaaaaatttacgatttaaatacaaaagaaacacAAACCGAAGAAAATAACACcaaagaagatttagaaacgaaaataaaagcgttagaaattttattgtttaacgtcgataaagaaaatgaaaaagtagTCGATGATTGCTCGGATATGTTTAACGAATTTACTAAATCGCTTtataaaaaactggaaaacaaACCGGAAGATTCGTTGGAATGTCAAATAATGTCGAACGAAGAAATCGACGGTCTTCGAGATCCCGATTCGCTTCGACGATTAGAATACGAAAAATGCGAAAACGAATTTTTAGGTTATCAAAATGATCCGGTACAAGAAGAACCGATCCAACAGTCGAAAGCTTACTTGACTTATCAAATAGGGGAAGAAAACGACGACGGATGGGCTTGGGGACCAGAAGAAGTTAGATTAGAAGAAGAACATCAATACAGAAACGAAAACGTTCTAAAAACACAACTGAACAAATTACAAGCCGATAACGAAACGCATCAAAAAGAAATCCAACAACTACAAATCAAAATCGGTAAATTAACGAAGAAATGTAAAGAACTGAAGATGAAAAACGAAACATTGTCAAAACGGACTGCTACTAATAAAAACGATTTCTTCGATTTGGAACAGACGATACAAGATGAATTGAAAATGCAAGTGGAGGAATTGGAAAAAAGAATCGAAGAATGTACTGGAttattgaataaagaaaaagaagaaaaagcgAAATTATCGAACCGATTAGATATACTCACGGTTACCAACGAAAAAATGATGcaacaaaaagaaatacaaGATTGCGAATTACTAAAATGGAAAAGGAAATACGAGGAATCGTTAAATTCGTTCGATTGGGAAGAAAATCGAATTATTTCCAAAACAGATGATGTAGAAGAATCCaaagaaaatatagaagaattGAAAACGTTGATTAAAGATCTGACGGCTGACAATGAAGAGTTACAAGCTCTGTTGGACGATCAAAAACAGCTAAGGGTGGAATTAGAGAAAAGCAGAAACGTCGGTAACGAAACGAGGATGCGAAACTTGgaagaagaattgaaaatcaaaatcgATCTATTAGTAGATTTGgaaaagaaatttgtaaaattgaaagAAGAATTCGACGTTAATTACGAGGAAAAGGGAAAACTGTTACAACAAATCGATtttcttgaagaaaaattgaaaattgaaacttcaaaaattgaagaaattaaaattatcgtTAACGatttaacaaaagaaaatgaagaattgcgaattttattggaaaatcaaaaacaatCGGAGATGGAATTGGAGGGTAACGGGGTGCGAATCTTGGAGGaggaattgaataaaataatcgaagaaaaacgtgtattagaagaagaattgaaaataaaaatcgatttattagtagatttggaaaagaaatttgtaaatttgaaaGAAGAATTCAACGTTAATTGcgtggaaaaggaaaaaatgtcgAACCAAATCGACGTTCTTACAGCTGCCAATGAAAAGTTAACTGATTTAAAAGAAAcgcaagaaaaattaaaattggaagCTTCCAGAtacgaagaaaaagaaaatattgaaaaactaaaaataattgtcgataatttaacaaaagaaaatgaagaattgCGAGTTCTGATACAAAAAGATtcagaagaagaattaaacagACTCAAAAACGAAGAATTAcctaataaaatcaatttaatagaaaatttagaagaaaaattgacACGAATACAAGAAACCAATAAAGAATTGTCGATGGAAAAATCTAATTTGGTCCAACAATATCAAATACTTTATTcggaatttgaaaaattaaaagaaagcAGTTCGAACGTTATCAATAACTTACAGGGTGAATTTGAAACGCAACGCATAAAGGAATTGAGTGGAAATAGAGCGGAAAATCTCGAACAATTGATcgatatatttaaaagaaacgAAGAAGAATCGAAaggaaaatatatggaaatcGAACGGCGATATCAGAACCTTCAAGATACGTCTTCCAGGAATATACTCGAATTGCAAACGGAATTGGAGGAATCCAGGAAACTTCAAAACGAAACTAAAGAATCGAGCGAAAAAATCGAAGAATTACGAACAGTAATCGAGGAACTTCGTAAAGAAAAACTTGCTTCCGACGAAGAAATTGAAACGTTGAAGAACGATTTGAACGCCAAACAAATGGAAATGGACAGAATCGTTAcggaaatggaaaataaattggTCGATACCGTTACAGATTTGGAGGAAAAATGGGCGGCCCAAGTCGACGAAAGGg gtaATACAGTCGCCGAAAGTTGGAAATATCATTTGAGTATAGTCGAAACTGATTTTGCTGCTATAcaagaaaaacttaaaaatgaaattaacgatttagaagaaaaatgtaATAGTCTGGTAAACGAAAATAACGAATTAAGAAAAAACGTCGATGTCGAAATTAAAAACGAAGTCGATAGAATTTCGGCTCTACAACAACAGATAAATGACAGACAACGCGCGATTAacgatttgaaccaattgcTAATTAACGAACAGACAGAAAAATCCGCTTTAGCCAAACAG GTGGCCGATTTCGAAGCTATCCAACAACTATTGGCCGATAAAGAAGTGGAATTGTCCAGTTTGAAGACGTTAGCCGAAACGACTCGTCAACAGTTGGACGAAAAACGCGAAGTCGTCGAAGAAATTGTGAAAGTATTGGAAAGAAACACGTCGTTTCCTCTGTCCTGCGAAAAACAGGATATACTCGTCGAAATTCAAAGGCAGCTCGGTTTATCAGCGGAAAACGAACGACAAGTTGAAACCCGAatcgaaaatatgaatattgaattgcAAAATTATCGCGAATCGGTTCGAGAAAAAGAAGAGGAGTTAATTCGATTGCGATCTCAATATAGCGACGGTCAAGAAAAAGATTTGCAAATAGCGAAATTGCAAACGCAAGTGGATCAGATTTTGGTAAAAGATCGAGAAATTTTGGAACTTCGACAAAATGTCGAATATCTAAAAGAACAATTACAACAGttgaatgaaaaagaaaatgagaTTTTGAGGTTACAAGAAATTGTGGAAGAGTATAAG catCGACAAGAAACGGATCAACAAGAATTATTGAACATGCAAAAACAGTATAACGAAGCACAATACGCTGCAGAAGAATTAAAACTTAAACTCGAAGAGTACCACCAAAGTAATATAAATCTTCAGACTTTGgtagatgaaaaaaatcagcagATTACATTATTAAACCAACAATTACAACTTTCGATGGACAACAAAGACACACATAAATTAGAAACGGAATTATCGCAGTACAAAcaagattatttaattcttcAACAATCACTTGCCGAATGTCAACAACATCTTTTCGACATCACTCAAGATTTAGCGACAAAATCGCACGAATGCGAAACCCTCAATCAACAACTCTCCTATTCCCAACAAAACGCCGAATTGCTGCAAAttgaaatcaacaaaataaacgAAACTTTAATCAACAAAGAACAAGAATACGCCTTATCGATGGAGAATTTAAAAACAACCCGTTACAAAGAATTGGAAAGCCATTACGAAGAACTGATATCAGTCAAAGATTTAGACGTTGAAGCTCTAAAAACCCAAGTGGCCGAATCCCTTTACAACGCCAACGAACAATACAGGGTCAGAATGGAACTAGAACAACTAatgaaacaacaacaacaagaaCATACCGGATTGAAAGAAGAATTAGAAACTAGACTTCGACAATTGGAAGAAAAACTTGCAGAACAATCGACGTTAGCcgaagaagaaaataaacaattagaCGAGATGAGGGGTATAATCGAAGAGCAGGTCGTTAAAattgaacaattgaaaaaagaattattcGAAAAGAGTAAAGATTACGACAGTTTAATCGCCGAAATGGACATCAGCAGGAACGCTATCACTCAACAACCCGTATCCACAGGAATAAGG atCGGTTCGCAATCCGAAAAACAACCAGTTTCCGATGACGATCTATCCGCAACCGTAAACCGAGCAGAATTAGATATAGCTTTGTACATGTTACATCAAAGAGACGTACGTTGCGAAGAACTAACCGTCGAATTAACCCACTTATTAGAAGAAAGAGACACCTTGCAATTGAGATTATCTAATGCCAttagagaaaaagaagaaatacgAAGAAAATATAGCGGAACTA gtCCAGTTGAACAGTCGATTTCTTCGAACATGGTACCTGAAAGTACCGAACCACCTTTGGAAGCATCCAGTACTGAAATAGCTAGTAAACCACAggaaaaaataactaaacaaGATCTTGCTAGCAa gTTATCGGAATTGAAACAAATCGGTTACAAAAAAGATAAGACGTTTGTGGATGAACAAGAACTTAGGAGTCTACAACAAATGTCGATAATGCAACAACACATTAAAGAAGTCTCTAAATTACCACCGGAAGCCGCTGCTAAATTAGTGGACGCTAGTTATACGCTTT